Proteins co-encoded in one Nitrospirota bacterium genomic window:
- a CDS encoding diguanylate cyclase produces the protein MIKVAIVGAGKGGSYLLEVFHINGEVKVVGITDKDNKAPGLNLAKEWGVFIASDVKDLFSQSPEIVINSTGEPKVSEFIKQAAPYPVEIIEGTSAKFLWDLVRRQQLAKNDMGVLYQNGISITKARNLKEVLNKVLESAMKLTEAPAGSIALIDGDEMVMAAHRGLSREFFKEQRWKPRKDGLTCRILRDKEPVEFQDTEKEPLFKGTKILQGGIKSLLASPLLLDEGIVGILYLDDFKPREFTERHKNLIKIFSSFAAQAIEKFKLLHELEESLGYLQGVLDDSQDMIATTDNRGRIVKFSKGGGRILGYRVDEVIGKNAAGFYADKEERAKILVALKEEGAVYNYETKLLKKDGSQVDISLTISRLRDKAGNIIGTVGVSKDITEEKQLREKLKDKNKELEELTHGLEEKVLERTRELEKINRELRRANEIKGRFIANMSHELRTPLHSIVGFSEVLLDRTFGDINEKQQRHITNILTSGKHLLHLVNNILDLAKIEAGRIELSQETCSLKAVTDEVLMVIRHLADKKLIELKTDISPEFPNFTADKVKFKQILYNLLSNAIKFTPESGKVGIKAEKLIGRDLVPWAIKGQEFMKLSVWDTGVGIRAEDKERVFDEFEQLDPSRSTEGTGLGLSLTKRLVDLHGGIIDVESAYGVGSVFNVYLPVVVPEIVVEEKPVIPEAVPAFSWAAEDAPLILVVEDDLPTSELLTIHLTQAGYRVAHAYDGLEAINKAWELQPFAIILDIMLPKKNGWEVLQHLKSDSETSDIPVIIHSIIDNKELGFALGAVDYIVKPLDKTNILSRLEQISLATKKRRDPVTILAVTNDVDIQKHFHDILGGEGFLVHSAANSQEGINLALATNPNLAIIDLNIPEGGFNLIKSFKENPATKMIPVFALTSGALSENESLSMTGQIEKILRKDALSSKELITHLRDLEVLHPQRAGLIDEITGIFNHRYFQIRLAQETSRARRYNLPFVMAIFGVDYFTHYTNRHGEYYGNLALRKIAELLRKDIRGSDVAVRYGSDTFALILTNTYLSSGVALCKRFLSTIHDYPFLKEENQPNGRLSASIGILEFSGQSAEELLRSAEKALLLAVEKGRNRVEAIS, from the coding sequence ATGATTAAAGTAGCCATAGTAGGAGCAGGAAAAGGCGGAAGCTATCTTCTTGAAGTATTTCATATAAACGGAGAGGTAAAGGTAGTCGGCATAACTGATAAAGACAATAAAGCCCCCGGGCTTAACCTTGCAAAAGAATGGGGTGTTTTTATTGCCAGTGATGTGAAGGATCTCTTCAGTCAGAGCCCTGAGATTGTAATAAATTCAACCGGCGAGCCAAAGGTCAGCGAGTTCATTAAACAGGCCGCTCCGTATCCTGTAGAGATTATTGAAGGCACAAGCGCAAAATTCCTCTGGGACCTTGTAAGGAGGCAGCAGCTTGCAAAGAACGATATGGGTGTTCTCTACCAGAATGGAATCAGCATTACGAAAGCCAGAAATCTGAAAGAGGTTTTGAATAAAGTATTAGAGTCTGCCATGAAACTCACAGAAGCGCCTGCCGGCAGCATAGCCCTCATTGACGGTGATGAGATGGTTATGGCTGCGCATAGGGGATTGAGCCGTGAGTTCTTTAAAGAGCAGAGATGGAAGCCGAGAAAGGATGGCCTGACATGCCGCATACTCAGGGATAAGGAACCGGTTGAGTTTCAGGACACTGAGAAAGAACCGCTATTTAAGGGCACAAAGATATTACAGGGAGGAATAAAGTCACTGCTTGCATCCCCGCTTCTTCTTGACGAAGGCATTGTCGGGATTCTCTATCTGGATGATTTCAAACCAAGGGAGTTTACAGAAAGGCATAAAAATCTCATAAAGATTTTCTCTTCTTTTGCTGCGCAGGCAATAGAGAAATTCAAACTTCTCCATGAGCTTGAGGAATCACTTGGTTATCTTCAGGGAGTGCTCGATGATTCACAGGATATGATTGCCACGACTGACAACCGGGGCAGGATTGTTAAATTCTCAAAAGGCGGGGGAAGGATTCTGGGCTACAGGGTGGATGAGGTTATAGGAAAGAACGCAGCCGGGTTTTATGCGGATAAGGAAGAAAGGGCAAAAATTCTTGTGGCGCTTAAAGAAGAAGGGGCGGTATATAATTACGAAACAAAACTTCTAAAAAAAGACGGCTCTCAGGTGGATATAAGCCTTACTATCTCCCGTCTCAGGGATAAAGCCGGCAATATCATAGGCACAGTCGGCGTCAGCAAGGACATTACCGAAGAAAAGCAGCTAAGAGAAAAACTTAAAGATAAAAATAAAGAGCTTGAAGAACTCACGCACGGCCTTGAGGAAAAGGTGCTTGAAAGGACGAGGGAGCTTGAGAAAATAAACAGGGAGCTCAGAAGGGCCAACGAAATAAAAGGGCGGTTTATAGCAAATATGAGCCATGAGCTGAGGACCCCGCTTCACTCTATAGTCGGATTCTCGGAAGTCCTCCTTGACAGGACCTTCGGCGATATAAATGAAAAGCAGCAAAGGCACATAACTAATATACTCACATCAGGCAAACACCTCCTGCATCTCGTAAACAACATATTAGACCTCGCAAAGATAGAGGCAGGCAGAATAGAGCTGTCACAGGAGACGTGCTCTTTAAAAGCCGTAACAGATGAGGTGCTCATGGTCATCAGACATCTCGCAGATAAAAAACTTATAGAATTAAAAACAGATATAAGCCCTGAGTTTCCCAATTTTACTGCGGATAAGGTCAAGTTCAAGCAGATTCTCTACAATCTTTTATCCAATGCAATTAAATTTACGCCGGAATCCGGCAAGGTAGGAATAAAGGCAGAAAAATTAATAGGCAGAGACTTAGTCCCCTGGGCTATTAAGGGGCAGGAGTTTATGAAACTCTCGGTCTGGGATACCGGCGTCGGCATCAGAGCCGAAGACAAAGAAAGGGTGTTTGATGAATTTGAACAGCTTGACCCGTCAAGGTCAACCGAGGGTACAGGGCTTGGCTTATCTCTGACAAAAAGACTTGTAGACCTCCACGGCGGCATCATAGATGTAGAGAGCGCCTATGGCGTAGGGAGTGTATTTAATGTATACCTGCCGGTAGTTGTGCCTGAAATAGTTGTAGAGGAGAAGCCGGTGATACCAGAAGCCGTCCCTGCATTTTCCTGGGCAGCAGAAGATGCCCCGTTGATCCTTGTAGTGGAGGATGACCTGCCCACATCAGAGCTATTAACTATCCATCTTACTCAGGCAGGATACAGGGTGGCCCATGCTTATGATGGATTAGAGGCGATAAACAAGGCATGGGAGCTTCAGCCTTTTGCCATAATCCTTGATATAATGCTGCCCAAGAAAAACGGATGGGAGGTTCTCCAGCACCTTAAATCAGACTCTGAGACAAGCGATATTCCGGTGATTATCCATTCAATAATAGACAATAAAGAACTCGGGTTTGCCCTTGGAGCCGTAGATTACATTGTAAAGCCCTTGGACAAGACGAATATTCTGAGCAGGCTTGAACAAATCTCTTTAGCAACAAAAAAGAGGCGCGATCCTGTCACCATCCTTGCTGTTACGAATGATGTGGATATTCAAAAGCATTTCCATGACATCCTTGGAGGCGAAGGATTTCTTGTGCACTCGGCAGCTAATTCTCAGGAGGGGATTAATCTCGCGCTGGCAACCAATCCCAATTTAGCAATTATAGACCTGAATATTCCCGAAGGCGGGTTTAATCTTATCAAGAGTTTTAAGGAAAATCCTGCCACAAAAATGATACCTGTATTTGCCCTTACTTCCGGCGCGCTTTCAGAAAATGAAAGCCTTTCTATGACAGGACAGATAGAAAAAATATTGAGAAAAGATGCGCTTAGTTCAAAGGAGCTTATAACACATCTGAGAGATCTCGAAGTCTTGCATCCCCAAAGGGCCGGGCTTATTGATGAGATAACGGGAATATTCAATCACAGATATTTCCAGATAAGGCTGGCGCAGGAAACCAGCAGGGCAAGAAGGTATAATCTTCCTTTTGTAATGGCTATATTCGGGGTTGACTACTTTACCCATTATACGAACAGACACGGAGAATACTACGGGAATCTTGCATTGCGGAAGATTGCGGAACTTTTGAGAAAGGATATCAGGGGCTCCGATGTTGCTGTAAGGTATGGCAGCGATACCTTTGCCCTGATACTTACTAACACATATCTTTCCTCCGGAGTTGCTTTGTGCAAGAGGTTCCTCTCAACAATTCATGATTATCCATTCCTTAAAGAGGAAAACCAGCCGAATGGCAGGCTTTCCGCAAGCATAGGCATTTTGGAATTCAGCGGGCAGTCCGCTGAGGAATTACTCCGGTCTGCGGAGAAGGCGCTTTTGCTTGCTGTTGAGAAAGGCAGAAACAGGGTAGAGGCAATCTCCTGA
- a CDS encoding response regulator — protein sequence MATYPECSIEIEEEKASILIADDLEIHLELMEAIFEREGCQVLTAHNADEALRLLEKSSPDLAILDVMMPGMNGYELCKRLKEKSGARFFPVILVTSLSELEDKIAGIEAGADDFITKPFKSIELTTKVRSLLKLKKLQEELDHSESVILTLAVALESKDPYTKGHSERVANLSAEFAAFIGFPEKEQALIRKAGIIHDIGKIGIGDYILRKSGILTKEEVISIEQHTVIGEKICRPLHSLSVILPAIRHHHERWDGEGFPDGLKGEQIPVMARILSIADTFDAMVSERPYRRPISIEKATKKMEEEKNFGQWDSVLLEKFVEMMRGKEGKG from the coding sequence GTGGCAACCTATCCTGAATGTTCGATAGAAATAGAAGAGGAAAAGGCTTCTATCCTCATAGCGGATGACCTCGAAATTCACTTAGAACTGATGGAGGCTATCTTTGAGAGAGAAGGCTGCCAGGTCCTGACTGCGCATAATGCCGATGAAGCGCTCCGTCTTCTTGAAAAATCCTCTCCTGATCTGGCTATCCTGGATGTGATGATGCCGGGCATGAATGGCTATGAACTTTGCAAGAGGCTGAAAGAGAAAAGCGGGGCCAGATTCTTTCCTGTAATCCTTGTAACCTCACTGTCAGAATTAGAAGACAAGATAGCCGGCATTGAAGCCGGCGCTGATGACTTTATAACTAAACCTTTTAAATCTATTGAACTTACTACAAAAGTCCGTTCACTTCTAAAATTAAAAAAGCTTCAGGAAGAGCTGGACCATTCAGAGAGTGTAATCCTTACGCTGGCGGTAGCGTTGGAGTCAAAAGACCCTTATACAAAAGGGCATTCAGAAAGGGTAGCAAATCTTTCAGCAGAATTTGCCGCCTTTATCGGGTTTCCGGAAAAAGAACAGGCCCTTATCAGGAAAGCAGGGATTATTCATGATATCGGCAAGATAGGGATAGGAGACTATATACTCCGTAAAAGCGGTATTCTCACAAAAGAAGAGGTAATATCCATCGAGCAGCACACTGTTATAGGAGAAAAGATATGCAGGCCGCTTCATTCGCTCAGCGTAATACTGCCGGCAATAAGACATCATCATGAGAGATGGGACGGCGAGGGATTCCCCGACGGGCTTAAAGGCGAGCAGATACCGGTTATGGCAAGGATTCTTTCAATCGCGGATACTTTTGACGCAATGGTATCAGAAAGGCCGTATAGAAGGCCTATTTCTATAGAAAAGGCAACTAAGAAAATGGAAGAAGAAAAAAACTTCGGCCAGTGGGATTCCGTACTCCTTGAGAAGTTTGTAGAGATGATGAGAGGGAAAGAAGGCAAGGGATGA
- a CDS encoding 6-phosphofructokinase, with protein MKRIGIITSGGDCGGLNAVIKSAAREAYAHGIETVVIPNGYAGLYNLVDLENVVVLNAERVSRIEASLAGSEAGHSRVKISKIKDPNTYDRIKAGLKKFKIDALIISGGDDTGSVVIDLTSHGIQCVHVPKTMDLDLQPYSVGGDSAVNRIALFTRDIKTTGMSHNRIIVMEVFGRYVGHPALRGGVGAEADCILLPEIPVDFDVVYSHMKTTYFARVERSDVKAGTYIIVAAEGIKTAGGELLYDESAGVDAFGHKKLAGAGKYVKQQLEKRLKADPDVKEFMKRAGMYAPGVYEIPEVREVTPGHLVRSGPSSAYDVNFGQRAGAASVLLLLEGKTGNTVVDVEGSKIFYIPTSEAIKRREVDISEVALFESLGTCFGRKPRKFEYELMEVKGIPKRHL; from the coding sequence ATAAAGAGAATCGGAATTATCACAAGCGGCGGAGACTGCGGAGGCTTAAATGCAGTTATCAAGAGCGCTGCGCGGGAGGCATACGCGCATGGAATTGAAACAGTAGTAATCCCGAACGGTTATGCAGGACTTTATAATCTCGTGGACCTTGAAAATGTTGTAGTTCTGAATGCGGAGAGGGTAAGCCGCATTGAGGCATCCCTTGCAGGTTCCGAGGCAGGACATTCAAGAGTAAAGATAAGCAAGATAAAAGATCCAAATACTTATGACAGGATTAAGGCAGGGCTTAAAAAATTTAAAATAGACGCCCTGATTATAAGCGGCGGCGACGATACCGGAAGCGTTGTTATTGACCTTACCTCTCACGGTATCCAGTGCGTTCATGTGCCTAAGACCATGGACCTGGACCTTCAGCCCTACAGTGTCGGAGGAGATTCTGCGGTAAACAGGATTGCTCTTTTCACAAGGGACATAAAAACAACAGGGATGAGCCACAACCGGATTATTGTGATGGAAGTTTTTGGCAGATATGTGGGACACCCTGCCCTGCGCGGGGGCGTGGGCGCTGAGGCTGACTGCATTCTTCTCCCTGAGATACCGGTTGATTTTGATGTCGTGTACAGCCACATGAAGACCACATATTTTGCGCGTGTGGAAAGAAGCGATGTTAAAGCAGGCACATATATTATTGTAGCAGCTGAGGGCATCAAAACTGCGGGCGGCGAACTTTTGTATGACGAATCAGCTGGGGTTGACGCATTCGGCCATAAGAAACTTGCAGGAGCAGGGAAATACGTGAAACAGCAGCTTGAAAAAAGGCTGAAGGCAGACCCTGACGTAAAAGAGTTTATGAAGAGAGCGGGGATGTATGCGCCGGGTGTGTATGAGATACCTGAAGTCAGAGAGGTAACACCGGGACACCTGGTGCGCTCCGGGCCGTCGTCTGCTTATGACGTTAATTTCGGACAAAGGGCGGGGGCGGCGTCAGTCCTGCTTTTGCTTGAAGGCAAGACAGGCAATACAGTGGTTGATGTGGAAGGCAGCAAGATATTTTATATCCCTACATCAGAGGCTATAAAGAGAAGGGAAGTGGATATCAGCGAAGTAGCGCTGTTTGAAAGCCTTGGCACCTGCTTTGGAAGAAAGCCCCGGAAATTTGAGTACGAACTTATGGAAGTGAAAGGAATACCAAAAAGACATCTGTAG
- a CDS encoding adenylosuccinate lyase: MIPRYTRPVMGKLWEPESRFQKWLDVEIAVCEAWAELAEIPVDAVVKIKKKAKFDVKRIDEIEGVVKHDVIAFLTSVAENVGPESRFIHKGLTSSDVVDTALSLLMKEAADIILKDLKELMSVLKKQAYKYKNTPAIGRSHGVHAEPMTFGLKFALWHEEMKRNIVRMKRAKDVIGIGKFSGAVGTFSNIPPKIEEKACKKLGLKPEPVATQVVQRDRHAEYLTTLSLIAGSIEKISVEIRHLQRTEVLEAEEPFTKGQKGSSAMPHKRNPVGCENLSGLARLVRSNAMAGLENIALWHERDISHSSVERVIIPDSTILVDYMLNRLKGILDGLHVYPDRMLKNMNCSYGLYNSQRVLLALTGKGMSREDAYELVQRNAMQSWKKGIEFKKLLLKDKDVKKYLSSKEIKKIFDLKYYLKNVDYIFKRVFG, encoded by the coding sequence ATGATACCGCGTTATACAAGGCCGGTTATGGGAAAACTTTGGGAGCCTGAGAGCAGGTTCCAGAAATGGCTTGATGTCGAGATTGCTGTTTGCGAGGCATGGGCAGAGCTTGCGGAGATCCCTGTTGATGCAGTCGTAAAAATAAAGAAAAAGGCAAAGTTCGATGTAAAAAGAATTGACGAAATAGAAGGTGTTGTTAAACACGATGTTATTGCATTCCTCACATCAGTCGCAGAAAATGTAGGCCCTGAGTCAAGGTTCATCCACAAAGGGCTTACATCATCCGATGTTGTTGATACAGCTCTCTCGCTTCTCATGAAAGAGGCGGCAGACATTATTCTTAAAGACCTAAAGGAACTGATGTCTGTTCTTAAGAAGCAGGCATACAAATATAAAAATACGCCTGCTATAGGAAGGAGCCACGGAGTCCATGCAGAGCCAATGACCTTCGGACTTAAATTTGCTCTCTGGCATGAGGAAATGAAGAGGAACATCGTTCGGATGAAGAGGGCTAAGGATGTGATAGGCATAGGCAAATTTTCCGGCGCTGTCGGCACATTTTCGAATATACCTCCAAAGATTGAAGAGAAGGCATGTAAAAAACTCGGACTGAAGCCTGAACCTGTTGCAACGCAGGTTGTGCAAAGAGACAGACACGCAGAATACCTCACAACTCTCTCGCTTATTGCAGGGTCAATAGAAAAAATCTCTGTTGAGATAAGGCATCTCCAAAGGACAGAAGTTCTTGAGGCAGAGGAGCCGTTCACAAAAGGGCAGAAGGGTTCATCAGCAATGCCCCATAAGAGAAACCCTGTCGGATGCGAGAACCTCTCCGGCCTTGCGAGGCTTGTCCGTTCAAATGCAATGGCAGGGCTTGAAAACATTGCCTTATGGCATGAGCGCGATATCTCACATTCATCTGTTGAGCGGGTGATTATTCCCGACAGCACGATACTTGTTGATTATATGCTTAACAGATTAAAGGGAATCCTTGACGGCCTTCACGTATATCCTGACAGGATGCTTAAAAATATGAACTGCAGTTATGGCCTCTATAATTCACAGAGAGTTCTCCTTGCATTAACGGGCAAGGGAATGAGCCGTGAGGATGCATATGAACTTGTCCAGAGGAATGCTATGCAGAGCTGGAAGAAGGGGATAGAGTTCAAAAAATTATTATTGAAAGATAAAGATGTCAAAAAATACCTCTCATCAAAAGAAATAAAAAAAATCTTCGACCTCAAATATTACCTCAAGAATGTGGATTATATTTTTAAGAGGGTGTTTGGATAG
- the nusB gene encoding transcription antitermination factor NusB — protein MKRRKAREYVLQFLFQSDFGNKSDTGRSLKQFWADKEKDDEVKKFATEIIKGTLSSLDEIDSVINKSAEHWVIQRMAAVDRNILRFAVYELLHRKDIPTAVTINEAIEIAKRYSTSESAAFINGILDKIAKGIKSQQKKA, from the coding sequence ATGAAACGGCGCAAGGCAAGGGAGTATGTCCTTCAGTTTCTCTTCCAGTCTGATTTCGGGAACAAAAGCGACACAGGCAGGAGCCTTAAGCAGTTCTGGGCTGACAAAGAAAAAGACGATGAAGTCAAAAAATTTGCAACAGAGATTATCAAGGGCACTCTTTCCAGCCTCGACGAAATAGACTCGGTAATTAACAAGTCGGCAGAACACTGGGTAATCCAGAGGATGGCTGCTGTTGACAGGAACATATTAAGGTTTGCCGTTTATGAACTCCTGCACCGAAAAGATATTCCAACAGCGGTGACAATAAACGAAGCCATAGAAATTGCGAAGAGATATTCAACATCCGAATCGGCGGCATTTATAAACGGCATTCTGGACAAAATTGCCAAGGGAATAAAATCTCAGCAGAAAAAGGCGTAA
- a CDS encoding insulinase family protein: MKKLAVLIFIIILLPLSLSAGVKEYKLDNGLKVLVIEDHKVSLATFQIWYRVGSRDEPAGKSGVSHLLEHMMFKGTPKYGSKAFSKMVKKKGGVDNAFTTKDYTMYYQTLASDRIDISIELEADRMQNLILDPKEVIAERDVVMEERRMRYEDDPQNSLYEEVLAAAFKSHPYHWPVIGWMSDISSIERDGLLSHYKAYYSPDNAVIVVSGDVQADEIIKKIKASFGNISPASGRTVVTSKETEQKGERRISLKREAELPYIIAVYHTPSFPHPDSYALEVLGMILSGGKSSRLYRSIVYEKKLAISASADYSGFNKDQYLFLFDATAAPGKDIKDVENALYAEIEKIKKELPSEREVQKAKNQIEASFVMGQDSIYYQAQIAGMFEMLGNWKLKEQYLENIKKVMPEDVSRVAKKYFHEDNRTVGILIPTKNSK, from the coding sequence ATGAAAAAACTGGCAGTTTTAATATTCATCATTATCCTTCTCCCCTTATCCCTCAGTGCGGGAGTAAAGGAATATAAACTTGACAACGGGCTAAAAGTTCTGGTCATTGAAGACCATAAGGTTTCGCTGGCGACTTTTCAGATATGGTATCGGGTCGGCTCAAGGGATGAGCCTGCGGGAAAAAGCGGCGTAAGCCATCTGCTTGAGCATATGATGTTCAAAGGCACTCCAAAATACGGCTCTAAGGCATTTTCAAAGATGGTGAAGAAAAAAGGCGGGGTTGACAATGCATTTACAACCAAGGATTACACGATGTATTATCAGACGCTTGCATCAGACAGGATAGACATATCAATAGAGCTTGAGGCTGACAGGATGCAAAACCTTATCCTTGATCCAAAAGAGGTTATTGCAGAAAGAGATGTCGTGATGGAAGAGCGGAGGATGCGGTATGAGGATGACCCTCAGAACTCATTATACGAAGAGGTGTTGGCTGCTGCATTTAAGTCTCATCCGTATCACTGGCCTGTGATAGGCTGGATGTCCGACATTTCTTCAATAGAAAGAGATGGCCTTCTCAGTCATTACAAGGCATATTATTCGCCTGACAACGCAGTGATTGTTGTTTCAGGAGATGTTCAGGCAGATGAAATTATCAAAAAGATAAAGGCATCTTTCGGAAACATTTCTCCAGCATCCGGCAGAACGGTTGTCACCTCAAAAGAAACCGAACAGAAAGGCGAGCGGAGAATAAGCCTTAAAAGAGAGGCAGAACTGCCTTATATAATTGCCGTATATCACACACCAAGTTTTCCCCATCCCGACAGTTACGCTCTTGAGGTGCTTGGAATGATTTTATCAGGCGGCAAAAGCTCAAGGCTTTACAGGTCCATAGTCTATGAAAAAAAATTAGCCATCAGCGCTTCTGCTGACTACAGCGGTTTTAATAAAGACCAGTATCTTTTTTTATTTGATGCAACAGCAGCGCCCGGCAAAGACATAAAGGATGTTGAAAACGCGCTGTATGCCGAGATAGAAAAGATAAAGAAGGAACTGCCGTCAGAACGTGAAGTGCAGAAGGCAAAGAACCAGATTGAGGCGTCGTTTGTTATGGGACAGGACTCAATATATTATCAGGCACAGATAGCAGGGATGTTTGAGATGCTTGGAAATTGGAAGCTTAAGGAGCAGTACCTTGAAAACATAAAGAAAGTAATGCCTGAGGATGTAAGCAGGGTTGCAAAAAAATACTTCCATGAAGATAACAGGACAGTGGGAATATTAATTCCGACGAAAAATTCAAAATGA
- a CDS encoding diacylglycerol kinase yields the protein MPLRKLIKSADFAIEGILHAARTQRHLRYHFYSAATVLLVSYILGVSRIEFMLISLSVIAVLLSEMFNTAIEAIVDIISPNHTEKARIVKDIAAGAVFVTAFGAAVVGYIVLSPYIRDIFHQGLYIAKHSKEEIAIISLIIVLILVVITKAYSGKGRPLRGGMPSGHAALAFSAWIAITFITSSFTASLLSFILAVIIAQSRVTAKVHNWWEVSLGSLMGAVVTLLLFKLFL from the coding sequence ATGCCTCTCAGGAAATTGATAAAGAGCGCGGACTTTGCAATAGAAGGGATTCTTCATGCTGCCAGAACGCAGCGGCATCTGAGGTATCACTTCTACAGCGCTGCCACAGTTCTTCTTGTAAGTTATATCCTTGGCGTTTCACGAATAGAATTTATGTTAATCTCGCTCTCTGTGATAGCAGTACTTCTATCAGAGATGTTTAATACAGCGATAGAGGCGATAGTTGACATCATATCCCCTAACCACACCGAAAAGGCACGCATAGTAAAAGATATCGCTGCAGGCGCGGTGTTCGTAACTGCATTCGGAGCCGCAGTTGTCGGATACATAGTCTTATCCCCTTACATCCGTGATATTTTCCATCAAGGGCTCTACATCGCAAAACACTCAAAAGAAGAGATTGCTATTATCTCATTGATAATAGTCCTTATCCTGGTTGTAATAACAAAGGCGTATTCCGGAAAAGGGCGGCCATTGAGAGGCGGAATGCCGAGCGGCCATGCCGCGCTTGCATTTTCGGCCTGGATAGCAATAACCTTCATAACATCGAGCTTTACCGCGTCCCTGCTGTCTTTTATCCTCGCTGTAATAATCGCTCAGAGCAGGGTTACAGCCAAGGTTCATAACTGGTGGGAGGTATCTCTCGGAAGCCTTATGGGAGCAGTCGTGACGCTTCTGCTATTTAAACTATTTTTGTAA
- a CDS encoding 6,7-dimethyl-8-ribityllumazine synthase: MKILEGELQAKGLKFAIVVSRFNDFITSKLLDGAKDALLRHGAKEEDIDIARVPGSFEIPLIAKKLASKGTYNAVICLGTVIRGATPHFEYVAAEVSKGVAAASMETGVPIAFGVITSDTIEQAVERAGTKSGNKGWDAAITAIEMAQLLKKL; encoded by the coding sequence ATGAAGATATTGGAAGGCGAACTTCAGGCAAAGGGATTAAAGTTTGCGATAGTTGTAAGCAGGTTCAATGACTTTATCACGAGCAAACTCCTTGACGGAGCGAAGGATGCGCTGTTGAGACATGGAGCAAAGGAGGAAGACATAGATATCGCAAGGGTGCCGGGTTCATTCGAGATTCCTCTGATTGCAAAAAAACTTGCATCAAAAGGAACATATAATGCGGTCATATGCCTCGGCACAGTCATCAGGGGCGCAACCCCTCACTTTGAGTATGTTGCGGCTGAGGTGTCAAAGGGCGTTGCTGCGGCGTCGATGGAGACAGGAGTTCCGATTGCATTCGGAGTAATCACATCCGATACAATCGAACAGGCAGTTGAGAGGGCCGGAACAAAGAGCGGCAACAAGGGATGGGATGCAGCAATAACAGCCATAGAAATGGCGCAGCTATTAAAAAAGTTATGA
- a CDS encoding DUF72 domain-containing protein, producing the protein MPCVKIGCSGFLYDNWQGTFYPNELSRRQWLEYYCKKFATVELDVTFHSVPDKETFSKWYSETPKDFIISLKGSRFITHVKKLKSPAEPLDVFFSRITALREKLGVVLWQFPPEFKADTGKLKDFLEVLSQYKVRNTFEFRDKSWINKQVISLLVKNNTALCIADWPDFLCSAPATADFVYIRRHGADGEYASGYTTEQLRADAKAINKFLKDGKDVFLYFNNEAGGYAPKNARELRNILKK; encoded by the coding sequence ATGCCTTGTGTGAAGATAGGATGCAGTGGTTTCCTGTACGATAACTGGCAGGGGACATTTTATCCTAATGAACTCTCCAGAAGACAGTGGCTTGAATACTATTGTAAAAAATTCGCAACTGTTGAGCTTGACGTCACTTTTCACAGTGTCCCCGATAAAGAGACATTTTCAAAGTGGTACAGCGAAACACCCAAAGACTTTATAATCTCGCTTAAGGGAAGCAGGTTTATAACCCATGTCAAAAAATTAAAATCTCCTGCCGAGCCTCTGGATGTATTCTTTTCAAGAATAACCGCCCTTAGAGAGAAACTCGGGGTTGTCCTGTGGCAGTTCCCCCCTGAATTTAAGGCGGATACCGGCAAACTGAAAGATTTTCTTGAGGTGCTAAGCCAATATAAAGTAAGAAACACCTTTGAATTCAGGGATAAGAGCTGGATAAATAAACAGGTTATATCGCTTCTCGTAAAAAACAATACTGCTCTGTGCATCGCTGACTGGCCTGATTTTTTATGCAGCGCGCCTGCTACCGCTGATTTCGTATATATCAGGAGGCACGGCGCTGACGGAGAATACGCCTCCGGCTATACGACTGAACAGCTTAGGGCAGATGCAAAGGCAATAAACAAATTCCTGAAAGACGGCAAAGACGTTTTCCTGTATTTCAATAATGAAGCCGGTGGTTATGCTCCGAAAAATGCAAGGGAGCTCAGAAATATTCTTAAAAAGTGA